One window of Saimiri boliviensis isolate mSaiBol1 chromosome 4, mSaiBol1.pri, whole genome shotgun sequence genomic DNA carries:
- the BPHL gene encoding valacyclovir hydrolase isoform X5: protein MVSVLGRPGVLRLRLLLSALKPGILVSQAGPAATFGFRRPFAGLLYSTSITSAKVAVNGVHLHYQQTGEGDHAVLLLPGMLGSGETDFGPQLKNLNKKLFTVVAWDPRGYGHSKPPDRDFPVDFFERDAKDAVDLMKALKFKKVSLLGWSDGGITALIAAAKYPSYIHKMVIWGANAYVTDEDSMIYEGIRDVSKWSERTRKPLEALYGYDYFARTCEKWVDGISQFKHLPDGNICRHLLPQVQCPTLIVHGEKDPLVPRFHADFIHEHVKGSRLHLMPEGKHNLHLRFADEFNKLAEDFLQ from the exons ATGGTGTCTGTGCTGGGCCGCCCGGGCGTGCTGCGGCTGCGGCTGCTGCTCTCGGCGCTGAAGCCCGGTATCCTCGTCTCACAGGCCGGACCCGCGGCCACGTTCGG gtTCAGGAGAccatttgcaggtttgttatatag caCCTCGATAACCTCCGCCAAAGTGGCTGTGAATGGCGTTCATCTGCATTATCAGCAGACTGGAGAGGGAGATCACGCAGTCCTGCTACTTCCTGGGATGTTGG GAAGTGGAGAGACTGATTTTGGACCTCAGCTCAAGAACCTCAATAAGAAGCTCTTTACAGTGGTCGCCTGGGATCCTCGAGGCTATGGACATTCCAAGCCTCCAGATCGCGATTTCCCAGTAGACTTTTTTGAAAGGGATGCAAAAGATGCTGTTGATTTGATGAAG GCGCTGAAGTTTAAGAAGGTTTCTCTGCTGGGGTGGAGTGATGGGGGCATAACCGCACTCATTGCTGCTGCAAAATATCCATCTTACATCCACAAGATGGTGATCTGGGGCGCCAACGCCTACGTCACTGATGAAGACAGCATGATTTACGAGG GCATCCGAGATGTTTCTAAATGGAGTGAGAGAACAAGAAAGCCTCTAGAAGCCCTCTATGGGTATGACTACTTTGCCAGAACCTGTGAAAAGTGGGTGGATGGCATAAGCCAGTTTAAACATCTCCCAGATG GTAACATCTGCCGGCACCTGCTGCCCCAGGTCCAGTGCCCCACCTTGATTGTGCATGGTGAGAAGGATCCTCTGGTCCCGAGGTTTCATGCTGACTTCATTCATGAGCACGTGAAAGGCTCACG
- the BPHL gene encoding valacyclovir hydrolase isoform X3, whose product MTSLTMVSVLGRPGVLRLRLLLSALKPGILVSQAGPAATFGTSITSAKVAVNGVHLHYQQTGEGDHAVLLLPGMLGSGETDFGPQLKNLNKKLFTVVAWDPRGYGHSKPPDRDFPVDFFERDAKDAVDLMKALKFKKVSLLGWSDGGITALIAAAKYPSYIHKMVIWGANAYVTDEDSMIYEGIRDVSKWSERTRKPLEALYGYDYFARTCEKWVDGISQFKHLPDGNICRHLLPQVQCPTLIVHGEKDPLVPRFHADFIHEHVKGSRLHLMPEGKHNLHLRFADEFNKLAEDFLQ is encoded by the exons ATGACATCTTTGACTATGGTGTCTGTGCTGGGCCGCCCGGGCGTGCTGCGGCTGCGGCTGCTGCTCTCGGCGCTGAAGCCCGGTATCCTCGTCTCACAGGCCGGACCCGCGGCCACGTTCGG caCCTCGATAACCTCCGCCAAAGTGGCTGTGAATGGCGTTCATCTGCATTATCAGCAGACTGGAGAGGGAGATCACGCAGTCCTGCTACTTCCTGGGATGTTGG GAAGTGGAGAGACTGATTTTGGACCTCAGCTCAAGAACCTCAATAAGAAGCTCTTTACAGTGGTCGCCTGGGATCCTCGAGGCTATGGACATTCCAAGCCTCCAGATCGCGATTTCCCAGTAGACTTTTTTGAAAGGGATGCAAAAGATGCTGTTGATTTGATGAAG GCGCTGAAGTTTAAGAAGGTTTCTCTGCTGGGGTGGAGTGATGGGGGCATAACCGCACTCATTGCTGCTGCAAAATATCCATCTTACATCCACAAGATGGTGATCTGGGGCGCCAACGCCTACGTCACTGATGAAGACAGCATGATTTACGAGG GCATCCGAGATGTTTCTAAATGGAGTGAGAGAACAAGAAAGCCTCTAGAAGCCCTCTATGGGTATGACTACTTTGCCAGAACCTGTGAAAAGTGGGTGGATGGCATAAGCCAGTTTAAACATCTCCCAGATG GTAACATCTGCCGGCACCTGCTGCCCCAGGTCCAGTGCCCCACCTTGATTGTGCATGGTGAGAAGGATCCTCTGGTCCCGAGGTTTCATGCTGACTTCATTCATGAGCACGTGAAAGGCTCACG
- the BPHL gene encoding valacyclovir hydrolase isoform X1 encodes MCKRITLGTENSESWASLSGSGLHAEMPRNLLYSLLSFHLSPHFRFRRPFAGLLYSTSITSAKVAVNGVHLHYQQTGEGDHAVLLLPGMLGSGETDFGPQLKNLNKKLFTVVAWDPRGYGHSKPPDRDFPVDFFERDAKDAVDLMKALKFKKVSLLGWSDGGITALIAAAKYPSYIHKMVIWGANAYVTDEDSMIYEGIRDVSKWSERTRKPLEALYGYDYFARTCEKWVDGISQFKHLPDGNICRHLLPQVQCPTLIVHGEKDPLVPRFHADFIHEHVKGSRLHLMPEGKHNLHLRFADEFNKLAEDFLQ; translated from the exons ATGTGCAAAAGAATCACGTTGGGAACTGAAAATTCAGAGTCCTGGGCCTCACTCTCAGGATCTGGTCTACACGCGGAGATGCCCAGAAATCTGCTTTATTCTCTTTTGTCCTTCCACCTCTCCCCCCATTTCAg gtTCAGGAGAccatttgcaggtttgttatatag caCCTCGATAACCTCCGCCAAAGTGGCTGTGAATGGCGTTCATCTGCATTATCAGCAGACTGGAGAGGGAGATCACGCAGTCCTGCTACTTCCTGGGATGTTGG GAAGTGGAGAGACTGATTTTGGACCTCAGCTCAAGAACCTCAATAAGAAGCTCTTTACAGTGGTCGCCTGGGATCCTCGAGGCTATGGACATTCCAAGCCTCCAGATCGCGATTTCCCAGTAGACTTTTTTGAAAGGGATGCAAAAGATGCTGTTGATTTGATGAAG GCGCTGAAGTTTAAGAAGGTTTCTCTGCTGGGGTGGAGTGATGGGGGCATAACCGCACTCATTGCTGCTGCAAAATATCCATCTTACATCCACAAGATGGTGATCTGGGGCGCCAACGCCTACGTCACTGATGAAGACAGCATGATTTACGAGG GCATCCGAGATGTTTCTAAATGGAGTGAGAGAACAAGAAAGCCTCTAGAAGCCCTCTATGGGTATGACTACTTTGCCAGAACCTGTGAAAAGTGGGTGGATGGCATAAGCCAGTTTAAACATCTCCCAGATG GTAACATCTGCCGGCACCTGCTGCCCCAGGTCCAGTGCCCCACCTTGATTGTGCATGGTGAGAAGGATCCTCTGGTCCCGAGGTTTCATGCTGACTTCATTCATGAGCACGTGAAAGGCTCACG
- the BPHL gene encoding valacyclovir hydrolase isoform X2, with protein sequence MRPPGSDDIFDYGVCAGPPGRAAAAAAALGAEARYPRLTGRTRGHVRVQETICSTSITSAKVAVNGVHLHYQQTGEGDHAVLLLPGMLGSGETDFGPQLKNLNKKLFTVVAWDPRGYGHSKPPDRDFPVDFFERDAKDAVDLMKALKFKKVSLLGWSDGGITALIAAAKYPSYIHKMVIWGANAYVTDEDSMIYEGIRDVSKWSERTRKPLEALYGYDYFARTCEKWVDGISQFKHLPDGNICRHLLPQVQCPTLIVHGEKDPLVPRFHADFIHEHVKGSRLHLMPEGKHNLHLRFADEFNKLAEDFLQ encoded by the exons ATGCGCCCTCCTGGCAGCGATGACATCTTTGACTATGGTGTCTGTGCTGGGCCGCCCGGGCGTGCTGCGGCTGCGGCTGCTGCTCTCGGCGCTGAAGCCCGGTATCCTCGTCTCACAGGCCGGACCCGCGGCCACGTTCGG gtTCAGGAGAccatttgcag caCCTCGATAACCTCCGCCAAAGTGGCTGTGAATGGCGTTCATCTGCATTATCAGCAGACTGGAGAGGGAGATCACGCAGTCCTGCTACTTCCTGGGATGTTGG GAAGTGGAGAGACTGATTTTGGACCTCAGCTCAAGAACCTCAATAAGAAGCTCTTTACAGTGGTCGCCTGGGATCCTCGAGGCTATGGACATTCCAAGCCTCCAGATCGCGATTTCCCAGTAGACTTTTTTGAAAGGGATGCAAAAGATGCTGTTGATTTGATGAAG GCGCTGAAGTTTAAGAAGGTTTCTCTGCTGGGGTGGAGTGATGGGGGCATAACCGCACTCATTGCTGCTGCAAAATATCCATCTTACATCCACAAGATGGTGATCTGGGGCGCCAACGCCTACGTCACTGATGAAGACAGCATGATTTACGAGG GCATCCGAGATGTTTCTAAATGGAGTGAGAGAACAAGAAAGCCTCTAGAAGCCCTCTATGGGTATGACTACTTTGCCAGAACCTGTGAAAAGTGGGTGGATGGCATAAGCCAGTTTAAACATCTCCCAGATG GTAACATCTGCCGGCACCTGCTGCCCCAGGTCCAGTGCCCCACCTTGATTGTGCATGGTGAGAAGGATCCTCTGGTCCCGAGGTTTCATGCTGACTTCATTCATGAGCACGTGAAAGGCTCACG
- the BPHL gene encoding valacyclovir hydrolase isoform X4: MPRNLLYSLLSFHLSPHFRFRRPFAGLLYSTSITSAKVAVNGVHLHYQQTGEGDHAVLLLPGMLGSGETDFGPQLKNLNKKLFTVVAWDPRGYGHSKPPDRDFPVDFFERDAKDAVDLMKALKFKKVSLLGWSDGGITALIAAAKYPSYIHKMVIWGANAYVTDEDSMIYEGIRDVSKWSERTRKPLEALYGYDYFARTCEKWVDGISQFKHLPDGNICRHLLPQVQCPTLIVHGEKDPLVPRFHADFIHEHVKGSRLHLMPEGKHNLHLRFADEFNKLAEDFLQ, from the exons ATGCCCAGAAATCTGCTTTATTCTCTTTTGTCCTTCCACCTCTCCCCCCATTTCAg gtTCAGGAGAccatttgcaggtttgttatatag caCCTCGATAACCTCCGCCAAAGTGGCTGTGAATGGCGTTCATCTGCATTATCAGCAGACTGGAGAGGGAGATCACGCAGTCCTGCTACTTCCTGGGATGTTGG GAAGTGGAGAGACTGATTTTGGACCTCAGCTCAAGAACCTCAATAAGAAGCTCTTTACAGTGGTCGCCTGGGATCCTCGAGGCTATGGACATTCCAAGCCTCCAGATCGCGATTTCCCAGTAGACTTTTTTGAAAGGGATGCAAAAGATGCTGTTGATTTGATGAAG GCGCTGAAGTTTAAGAAGGTTTCTCTGCTGGGGTGGAGTGATGGGGGCATAACCGCACTCATTGCTGCTGCAAAATATCCATCTTACATCCACAAGATGGTGATCTGGGGCGCCAACGCCTACGTCACTGATGAAGACAGCATGATTTACGAGG GCATCCGAGATGTTTCTAAATGGAGTGAGAGAACAAGAAAGCCTCTAGAAGCCCTCTATGGGTATGACTACTTTGCCAGAACCTGTGAAAAGTGGGTGGATGGCATAAGCCAGTTTAAACATCTCCCAGATG GTAACATCTGCCGGCACCTGCTGCCCCAGGTCCAGTGCCCCACCTTGATTGTGCATGGTGAGAAGGATCCTCTGGTCCCGAGGTTTCATGCTGACTTCATTCATGAGCACGTGAAAGGCTCACG